In one Umezawaea sp. Da 62-37 genomic region, the following are encoded:
- a CDS encoding glycosyltransferase family 39 protein has translation MTVVDSQAPASLAPPPHPTPEPRSPRWARPALLVLLGATALLYLWQLGDSEWANAYYSAAAQAGSQSWEAWFFGSTDSANSITVDKTPAALWFMGLSARVFGVNAWSILVPQALMGVGSVGLLHAAVKRTSGPAAGLTAGAVLALTPVAVLMFRFNNPDALLVLLLVAGAYCTIRATEKASWKWLALAGAAVGFAFLAKMLQAFLVLPAFGLGYLFFARATITRKLLHLATALGAMIVAGGWWVAVVELVPASARPFIGGSQTNSVLELTLGYNGFGRLTGDEVGSVGGGAGGGWGSTGWARLFGSEMGSQIAWLLPATLVLLIGGWWAARGQARTALVVWGGWLLVTAAVFSYMNGIIHGYYTVALAPAIGGVVGVGAAALWQRRQDPMALAALSGAVALAGIQAYLLLNSWSSTFAIVVIALGFIGAAGFFFSPKVFVPIALVAALAGPAAYAVATATTPHTGAIPTAGPAGTGGGFRGGGGGTGGAMPGGGGGMGGLLSAPTPGAELVSLLRSGSQTWAAAAVGSNNAAGYQLGSGMPVMAVGGFNGTDPAPTLAGFQQLVADGKIHYFIGGAGMSGSTGSDDAQEIAAWVAQGFEATTVDGVAVYDLTVGAQR, from the coding sequence ATGACGGTCGTCGACTCCCAAGCCCCAGCCTCCCTCGCGCCGCCGCCCCACCCCACCCCCGAGCCAAGATCCCCCCGCTGGGCACGCCCCGCGCTCCTGGTCCTCCTGGGCGCGACCGCACTCCTCTACCTCTGGCAGCTCGGCGACTCGGAGTGGGCCAACGCCTACTACTCCGCCGCCGCACAGGCCGGTTCCCAGAGCTGGGAGGCCTGGTTCTTCGGGTCCACCGACTCCGCCAACTCCATCACCGTCGACAAGACCCCGGCCGCTCTCTGGTTCATGGGCCTCTCCGCCAGGGTCTTCGGCGTCAACGCGTGGAGCATCCTCGTCCCCCAGGCCCTGATGGGCGTCGGCAGCGTCGGACTCCTGCACGCCGCCGTGAAGCGCACCTCGGGCCCGGCCGCCGGACTGACCGCGGGCGCGGTGCTCGCCCTCACCCCCGTCGCCGTCCTCATGTTCCGCTTCAACAACCCCGACGCACTCCTCGTGCTCCTCCTCGTCGCGGGCGCCTACTGCACGATCCGCGCCACCGAGAAGGCCAGCTGGAAGTGGCTCGCGCTGGCGGGCGCGGCCGTCGGGTTCGCCTTCCTGGCGAAGATGCTCCAGGCCTTCCTCGTCCTCCCGGCGTTCGGCCTCGGCTACCTCTTCTTCGCCCGCGCCACCATCACCAGGAAGCTCCTCCACCTCGCCACCGCCCTGGGCGCGATGATCGTCGCCGGCGGCTGGTGGGTGGCGGTCGTCGAACTCGTCCCGGCGAGCGCCCGCCCGTTCATCGGCGGCTCGCAGACCAACAGCGTCCTCGAACTCACGTTGGGCTACAACGGTTTCGGCAGGCTCACCGGTGACGAGGTCGGCAGCGTCGGCGGCGGCGCGGGCGGCGGCTGGGGGTCCACGGGCTGGGCGCGGCTGTTCGGCAGCGAGATGGGCAGCCAGATCGCGTGGCTGCTCCCCGCCACGCTGGTGCTGCTGATCGGCGGCTGGTGGGCCGCGCGCGGCCAGGCCCGCACCGCGCTGGTGGTCTGGGGCGGCTGGCTGCTCGTCACGGCGGCCGTGTTCAGCTACATGAACGGCATCATCCACGGCTACTACACCGTGGCGCTGGCCCCCGCGATCGGCGGCGTGGTCGGCGTCGGCGCGGCCGCGCTGTGGCAGCGGCGGCAGGACCCGATGGCGCTGGCGGCCCTCTCCGGCGCTGTCGCGCTGGCCGGGATCCAGGCGTACCTGCTGCTGAACTCCTGGTCGTCCACGTTCGCGATCGTCGTGATCGCGCTCGGTTTCATCGGCGCCGCCGGGTTCTTCTTCAGCCCCAAGGTGTTCGTCCCCATCGCACTGGTCGCCGCGCTCGCCGGTCCGGCCGCCTACGCGGTCGCCACGGCCACCACCCCGCACACCGGCGCCATCCCCACCGCGGGTCCGGCGGGCACGGGCGGCGGGTTCCGCGGTGGCGGCGGCGGCACGGGCGGCGCGATGCCCGGCGGTGGCGGCGGCATGGGCGGTCTGCTCAGCGCCCCCACGCCCGGTGCCGAGCTGGTCTCGTTGCTGCGGAGCGGTTCCCAGACGTGGGCCGCGGCCGCCGTGGGCTCGAACAACGCCGCCGGCTACCAGTTGGGCAGCGGGATGCCCGTGATGGCCGTCGGCGGCTTCAACGGCACCGACCCCGCCCCCACGCTGGCCGGGTTCCAGCAGCTCGTGGCGGACGGGAAGATCCACTACTTCATCGGCGGCGCGGGCATGTCCGGGTCGACCGGGAGCGACGACGCGCAGGAGATCGCCGCCTGGGTCGCGCAGGGCTTCGAGGCCACCACGGTCGACGGCGTCGCCGTCTACGACCTCACAGTCGGCGCACAGCGATGA
- a CDS encoding bifunctional glycosyltransferase family 2/GtrA family protein translates to MTLTTLRPGASPIATNTKTPVLDVVVPVYNEEVDLGPCVRRLHAEMTRSFPYPFRITIADNASTDGTAAVAQELVGELAEVVVVHLEQKGRGRALHQVWLGSDAPVLAYMDVDLSTDLAALPPLIAPLISGHSDIAIGSRLARGARVVRGPKREFISRCYNLLLRGTLATRFSDAQCGFKAIRADVAKRLLPHVVDTGWFFDTELLVLGERAGLRIHEVPVDWVDDPDSRVDIVSTAMADLKGVARLGRALATGKLPIAELRQALGREPLESATPGVPTGLLRQLVRFAAIGVTSTLAYLLLFLLLRGGLGAQGANLVSLLVTAIANTAANRRFTFGVRGRGGAGKHQFEGLIVFGLGLALTSGSLALLHSSTDPGQVAEVVAVVGANLIATVLRFLLLRNWVFRPRTAAIPLENES, encoded by the coding sequence ATGACACTCACGACGCTGCGGCCCGGTGCGAGTCCCATCGCGACGAACACCAAGACCCCCGTCCTGGACGTGGTGGTGCCGGTCTACAACGAAGAGGTCGACCTCGGGCCGTGCGTGCGCAGGCTGCACGCCGAGATGACCCGGAGCTTCCCGTACCCGTTCCGGATCACCATCGCGGACAACGCCAGCACGGACGGGACCGCCGCGGTCGCGCAGGAGCTCGTCGGGGAACTCGCCGAGGTCGTCGTGGTGCACCTGGAGCAGAAGGGCCGCGGCCGGGCGCTGCACCAGGTCTGGCTGGGGTCGGACGCGCCGGTGCTGGCCTACATGGACGTCGACCTGTCGACGGACCTGGCCGCGCTGCCGCCGCTGATCGCGCCGCTGATCTCCGGCCACTCCGACATCGCGATCGGCAGCAGGCTGGCCCGCGGCGCGCGGGTGGTCCGCGGGCCGAAGCGCGAGTTCATCTCCCGCTGCTACAACCTGCTGCTGCGCGGCACGCTGGCCACCCGGTTCTCCGACGCGCAGTGCGGGTTCAAGGCGATCCGCGCGGACGTCGCGAAACGGCTCCTGCCGCACGTCGTGGACACCGGCTGGTTCTTCGACACCGAACTGCTGGTGCTCGGCGAACGCGCGGGCCTGCGCATCCACGAGGTCCCGGTGGACTGGGTGGACGACCCGGACAGCCGGGTCGACATCGTGTCGACCGCGATGGCGGACCTCAAGGGCGTGGCCAGGCTCGGCCGGGCGCTGGCGACCGGCAAGCTGCCCATCGCGGAGCTGCGCCAGGCGCTGGGCCGCGAGCCGCTGGAGAGCGCGACCCCCGGTGTGCCGACGGGGCTGCTGCGCCAGCTGGTGCGGTTCGCCGCCATCGGCGTGACCAGCACGTTGGCCTACCTGCTGCTGTTCCTCCTGCTGCGCGGCGGTCTGGGCGCTCAGGGCGCGAACCTGGTGTCGCTGCTCGTCACGGCCATCGCGAACACCGCCGCCAACCGCCGGTTCACCTTCGGGGTGCGCGGGCGCGGCGGCGCGGGCAAGCACCAGTTCGAAGGCCTCATCGTGTTCGGGCTCGGGCTCGCGCTGACCAGCGGATCCCTCGCCCTGCTGCACAGCTCCACCGATCCCGGCCAGGTCGCCGAGGTCGTCGCCGTCGTCGGCGCCAACCTGATCGCCACCGTGTTGCGCTTCCTGCTGCTGCGCAACTGGGTGTTCCGTCCGCGTACCGCTGCGATTCCCCTGGAGAACGAGTCATGA
- a CDS encoding glycosyltransferase family 39 protein, with protein MTTTLAPSATTVAPVEAKPDPSPKWVRPAFFALLAGTAILFLWNLSASGYGNGFYAAATQSATQSWKAWLFGSLDSGNVLTVDKPPAFLWVSGLFARIFGFSTWTVLAPQALEGVAAVALVYATVKRTSGPVAGLLAGAALALTPVATLVFRFNLPDALLVLLMTAAAYCVVRSLEKASPWWLVLAGSAVGFAFLAKMGQALLVLPALGLVYLIAAPTSIGKRLLHLLGAAVSMVVSAGWFIVLVELWPADSRPYIGGSTNDSLWELAVGYNGLGRLFGQGGGGGGGGGGGMAGGGNTGFGGASGIGRMFGASFGSEVSWLLPAALIGLVAGLWFTRRAPRTSLTRAALVLWGGWMVVTALVFSFMSGIIHPYYTVALAPGIVGTVAIAGRELWRGRAHTPARATLAAMIAVTGFWAFILLNRVPTWLPFVRWVIVVATVVIATVVALGVPLARKVLLAALLTVGLLGTVSYSLATAATAHSGSIPTSGPAGYASGGFGGGMGGPGEEESSGGSELTKLLQATTGTWAAATVSSQSAASLELSSGKAVIGIGGWSGSDPAPTLTEFQQYVADGRIGYYVPGGRGGGGMGGGGDTDISTWVTANFTPLTVDGTTIYKLTP; from the coding sequence ATGACCACGACGCTGGCGCCGAGCGCGACTACCGTCGCCCCCGTGGAAGCGAAGCCGGACCCCTCGCCGAAATGGGTGCGCCCCGCGTTCTTCGCCCTGTTGGCGGGTACCGCGATCCTGTTCCTGTGGAACCTGTCCGCCTCGGGCTACGGCAACGGTTTCTACGCCGCCGCGACCCAGTCCGCCACGCAGAGCTGGAAGGCGTGGCTGTTCGGGTCGCTGGACTCGGGCAACGTGCTGACCGTCGACAAGCCCCCGGCGTTCCTGTGGGTCAGCGGGCTGTTCGCCCGGATCTTCGGGTTCTCCACCTGGACCGTGCTGGCACCGCAGGCGCTCGAAGGCGTGGCGGCCGTGGCGCTGGTGTACGCCACGGTGAAGCGCACGTCGGGCCCGGTCGCCGGGCTGCTCGCCGGCGCGGCGCTCGCGCTGACCCCGGTAGCGACGCTGGTGTTCCGGTTCAACCTGCCGGACGCGCTGCTGGTGCTGCTGATGACCGCCGCCGCGTACTGCGTGGTGCGGTCGCTGGAGAAGGCGAGCCCGTGGTGGCTGGTGCTGGCGGGCAGCGCGGTCGGGTTCGCGTTCCTGGCCAAGATGGGGCAGGCGCTGCTGGTGCTGCCCGCGCTCGGCCTGGTGTACCTGATCGCCGCGCCGACCTCGATCGGCAAGCGGCTGCTGCACCTGCTCGGCGCGGCCGTGTCGATGGTCGTGTCCGCGGGCTGGTTCATCGTGCTGGTCGAGCTGTGGCCCGCGGATTCCCGCCCCTACATCGGCGGGTCGACCAACGACAGCCTGTGGGAGCTGGCCGTCGGCTACAACGGTCTCGGACGCCTGTTCGGCCAGGGTGGCGGCGGTGGCGGCGGTGGCGGCGGTGGCATGGCCGGTGGCGGCAACACCGGGTTCGGCGGCGCGTCGGGGATCGGCCGGATGTTCGGCGCCAGCTTCGGCTCCGAGGTGTCCTGGCTGCTGCCGGCGGCGTTGATCGGCCTGGTCGCCGGGCTCTGGTTCACCCGTCGGGCGCCGCGCACCAGCCTGACGCGCGCCGCGCTGGTCCTGTGGGGCGGCTGGATGGTCGTCACCGCCCTGGTGTTCAGCTTCATGAGCGGGATCATCCACCCGTACTACACCGTCGCGCTGGCGCCGGGGATCGTCGGCACCGTCGCCATCGCCGGTCGTGAGCTGTGGCGGGGCCGGGCGCACACGCCCGCCCGCGCGACGCTGGCCGCGATGATCGCGGTGACCGGTTTCTGGGCGTTCATCCTGCTCAACCGGGTGCCCACGTGGCTGCCGTTCGTGCGGTGGGTGATCGTCGTCGCCACCGTGGTGATCGCGACCGTGGTCGCGCTGGGCGTGCCGCTGGCCCGCAAGGTCCTGCTGGCCGCGCTGCTGACCGTCGGCCTGCTCGGCACGGTGTCCTACTCACTGGCCACCGCGGCGACCGCGCACAGCGGCTCGATCCCGACGTCCGGTCCGGCCGGTTACGCCTCCGGCGGGTTCGGCGGCGGGATGGGCGGTCCCGGTGAGGAGGAGTCGTCCGGCGGGAGCGAGCTGACCAAGCTGCTCCAGGCCACCACCGGCACGTGGGCGGCCGCGACCGTCAGCTCGCAGAGCGCCGCGAGCCTGGAACTGAGCTCCGGCAAGGCCGTCATCGGGATCGGCGGCTGGAGCGGCTCCGACCCGGCCCCCACCCTGACCGAGTTCCAGCAGTACGTCGCCGACGGCCGGATCGGCTACTACGTGCCCGGCGGCCGCGGCGGCGGCGGCATGGGCGGCGGCGGGGACACCGACATCTCCACCTGGGTCACCGCCAACTTCACCCCCCTCACCGTCGACGGCACCACCATCTACAAGCTCACCCCCTAA
- a CDS encoding LacI family DNA-binding transcriptional regulator, whose product MRVTLRDIADEAGVSMMTVSNVVNGNKARVSPETIERVRRIVAERGYVPSASARSLAAKSSRLIGLLVPAADEDSMMISPHNVAIAGQIERELRKRGYHLLLRGIAHPDEVTEALQSWSLDGAVLLGFLDEELDRLSKATIGGVRVLAVDSYSKNRITTGVRADDFAGARLAAEHLIALGHRRILFAGPAFSDVGVVHQRFEGFLQAFTDAGLTRDTDLIETVNTTHADGLEVGRRLLASHPTATAVFATADILAIGIMEGVADSGASVPDDVSVIGFDNLDLCAYVTPKLTTIAQDIGEKAATAVRMLIGSIETGKQPRKPVTISVDLVERASTTRPRP is encoded by the coding sequence GTGCGGGTCACCCTGCGGGACATCGCCGACGAGGCGGGCGTGAGCATGATGACCGTGTCGAACGTCGTCAACGGCAACAAGGCGCGCGTCTCGCCGGAGACCATCGAGCGCGTGCGGCGGATCGTGGCGGAGCGCGGCTACGTGCCCAGCGCGTCGGCGCGCAGCCTCGCCGCCAAGTCGTCGAGGCTGATCGGGCTGCTGGTCCCGGCGGCCGACGAGGACAGCATGATGATCAGCCCGCACAACGTGGCCATCGCGGGCCAGATCGAGCGCGAGCTGCGCAAGCGCGGCTACCACCTGCTGCTGCGCGGCATCGCGCACCCCGACGAGGTCACCGAGGCGCTCCAGTCGTGGAGCCTGGACGGCGCGGTGCTGCTCGGGTTCCTGGACGAGGAGCTGGACCGGCTCAGCAAGGCCACGATCGGCGGCGTCCGGGTGCTGGCCGTCGACAGCTACTCGAAGAACCGGATCACCACGGGCGTCCGCGCCGACGACTTCGCGGGCGCGCGGTTGGCCGCCGAGCACCTGATCGCGCTCGGCCACCGCCGGATCCTGTTCGCCGGGCCCGCGTTCTCCGACGTCGGCGTGGTGCACCAGCGGTTCGAGGGGTTCCTCCAGGCGTTCACCGACGCCGGTCTCACCCGGGACACCGACCTGATCGAGACGGTCAACACGACCCACGCCGACGGCCTGGAGGTCGGTCGCAGGCTGCTCGCCTCGCACCCGACCGCGACCGCGGTGTTCGCGACCGCCGACATACTCGCGATCGGGATCATGGAGGGCGTCGCCGACAGCGGCGCCTCCGTGCCGGACGACGTCTCCGTCATCGGCTTCGACAACCTCGACCTGTGCGCCTACGTCACCCCCAAGCTCACCACCATCGCCCAGGACATCGGCGAGAAGGCCGCCACCGCCGTCCGCATGCTCATCGGCTCCATCGAAACCGGCAAACAACCCCGCAAACCCGTCACCATCAGCGTCGACCTCGTCGAACGCGCCTCCACCACCCGCCCCCGCCCCTAA
- a CDS encoding glycoside hydrolase family 13 protein, with protein MSTSTSTFVRNASGASAGWWRNAVIYQVYPRSFADGNGDGTGDLAGVRSRLPYLSALGVDAIWFTPWYSSPLADGGYDVADYRAIDPAFGTLEEAESLIAEAASLGIRTIVDIVPNHVSDQHEWFKAALAAEPGSPERQRFWFREGRGPDGSGPPTDWISSFSGGTWTRTTNSDGTPGEWYLHLFAPQQPDLNWNHPDVRREHEDVLRFWFDRGVSGIRIDSATMPVKDESFPALVGEQAPGQHPFVDRDGLHDIYRGWRAVADSYEEPRMLVGEIWLADQQRFARYLRPDEMHTAFNFDFMMRPWDAAQLRESIQSTVDAHRPVDAPPTWTLSNHDVTRPATRFGREDSSFGFAARRFDIPTDLATGQRRARAAALLTGALPGSLYLYQGDELGLPEVEDLPRGALQDPMYFRSEGIDPGRDGCRVPLPWTADGATFGFGDGTAPSWLPQPVGWGGYSVQAQQDDPGSMLSLYRSLLQVRRSEPALRGEDFAWTDSPDGVIAFRRGEDLLCLVNLGPTALALPPHSSVLLASGDLAADSLPTDTAVWLRT; from the coding sequence GTGAGCACCAGCACATCGACCTTTGTCCGCAACGCTTCCGGCGCGTCGGCCGGGTGGTGGCGCAACGCGGTGATCTACCAGGTCTACCCGCGCAGCTTCGCCGACGGCAACGGCGACGGCACCGGCGACCTCGCCGGGGTGCGCTCGCGACTGCCCTACCTCAGCGCCCTCGGCGTCGACGCCATCTGGTTCACGCCCTGGTACTCCTCACCACTGGCCGACGGCGGGTACGACGTCGCCGACTACCGCGCGATCGACCCGGCGTTCGGCACCCTGGAGGAGGCCGAGTCGCTGATCGCCGAGGCCGCCTCGCTGGGCATCCGCACGATCGTCGACATCGTCCCCAACCACGTGTCCGACCAGCACGAGTGGTTCAAGGCGGCACTGGCCGCCGAGCCGGGATCGCCTGAGCGCCAACGGTTCTGGTTCCGCGAGGGTCGAGGACCGGACGGTTCCGGGCCGCCGACGGACTGGATCTCCAGCTTCTCCGGCGGCACCTGGACGCGGACCACCAACAGCGACGGCACGCCCGGCGAGTGGTACCTGCACCTGTTCGCCCCGCAGCAGCCGGACCTCAACTGGAACCACCCGGACGTGCGGCGCGAGCACGAGGACGTGCTGCGGTTCTGGTTCGACCGCGGGGTCTCGGGCATCCGGATCGACTCGGCGACCATGCCCGTCAAGGACGAGAGCTTCCCGGCGCTCGTCGGCGAGCAGGCTCCGGGGCAGCACCCGTTCGTCGACCGCGACGGGCTGCACGACATCTACCGCGGCTGGCGCGCGGTCGCCGACTCCTACGAGGAGCCCAGGATGCTCGTCGGCGAGATCTGGCTGGCCGACCAGCAGCGGTTCGCCCGCTACCTGCGCCCCGACGAGATGCACACGGCGTTCAACTTCGACTTCATGATGCGCCCGTGGGACGCGGCCCAGCTGCGCGAGTCCATCCAGTCCACAGTGGACGCCCACCGCCCGGTGGACGCGCCGCCGACGTGGACGCTGTCCAACCACGACGTGACCCGGCCCGCGACCAGGTTCGGCCGCGAGGACAGCTCGTTCGGCTTCGCCGCGCGGCGGTTCGACATCCCGACCGACCTGGCCACCGGGCAGCGCCGGGCACGGGCCGCGGCCCTGCTGACCGGTGCGCTGCCGGGATCGCTGTACCTGTACCAGGGCGACGAGTTGGGGCTGCCCGAGGTCGAGGACCTGCCGCGCGGCGCGCTCCAGGACCCCATGTACTTCCGGTCCGAGGGGATCGACCCCGGTCGCGACGGCTGCCGCGTGCCACTGCCGTGGACCGCCGACGGGGCGACGTTCGGGTTCGGTGACGGCACCGCGCCCTCGTGGCTCCCCCAGCCCGTGGGCTGGGGCGGGTACTCGGTGCAGGCGCAGCAGGACGACCCCGGTTCGATGCTCTCGCTCTACCGCTCGCTGCTCCAGGTCCGGCGGTCCGAACCCGCGCTGCGCGGCGAGGACTTCGCCTGGACCGACTCCCCCGACGGGGTCATCGCGTTCCGGCGCGGCGAGGACCTGCTGTGCCTGGTGAACCTGGGCCCGACGGCACTCGCACTGCCCCCGCACTCCTCCGTCCTGCTCGCCAGCGGCGACCTGGCCGCCGACTCCCTTCCGACCGACACGGCCGTCTGGCTGCGTACCTGA
- a CDS encoding sugar ABC transporter substrate-binding protein, with product MRSSKSIAVLAIATAAALAACSGGGGAESADGRTLVNVSLDPGLEQGAIDAFTTRVSQFEAANPTIDLVQHEYKWDATTFTTQLAGGTLPDVFTVPFTDGRGLIERKQIADISGQVAELPYAKSFNDKIAQAGSAADGKMWAVPIAAHGQALHYNRTLFTQAGLDPDKPPTTWDEIRSAAKQISQRTGQAGYAMMTSGNTGGWIATTMDYAFGGRTEELDGDNAKSTVDTPEMVKALQTVRAMRWDDNSMGSNFLYEWGTINQDFAAGRIGMYISGGGNYGSLVAQNAMKADDYGVAALPLASGSDSGVLGGGTLAAVSAKAPDKVKAAAVKWIDFYYMEKLTDQDAAVADAKSTADSGQAVGSPELPVFDKATFDKRLGWIQQYVNVPLKQMAPYTDRMFDQPLVPEPTRSTQQVYALLDPVVQSVLTDKGADVAALLSGAQTQAQALLDKK from the coding sequence ATGAGGTCCTCGAAGTCCATCGCTGTCCTGGCGATCGCCACCGCCGCCGCGCTCGCCGCGTGCTCAGGTGGCGGTGGCGCCGAGAGCGCCGACGGCAGAACCCTGGTCAACGTCTCGCTCGACCCCGGTCTGGAACAGGGTGCGATCGACGCGTTCACCACGCGGGTGTCCCAGTTCGAGGCGGCGAACCCGACCATCGACCTGGTGCAGCACGAGTACAAGTGGGACGCGACGACGTTCACCACGCAGCTCGCGGGCGGCACGCTGCCCGACGTGTTCACCGTTCCGTTCACCGACGGGCGGGGGCTGATCGAGCGCAAGCAGATCGCCGACATCAGCGGGCAGGTCGCGGAACTGCCGTACGCCAAGAGCTTCAACGACAAGATCGCGCAGGCGGGTTCCGCGGCGGACGGCAAGATGTGGGCGGTGCCGATCGCCGCGCACGGCCAGGCGCTGCACTACAACCGCACGCTGTTCACCCAGGCCGGGCTCGACCCGGACAAGCCCCCGACCACGTGGGACGAGATCCGCAGCGCCGCCAAGCAGATCTCCCAGCGCACCGGCCAGGCCGGGTACGCGATGATGACCAGCGGCAACACCGGCGGCTGGATCGCCACCACGATGGACTACGCGTTCGGCGGCCGCACCGAGGAGCTCGACGGCGACAACGCCAAGTCCACGGTGGACACGCCTGAGATGGTCAAGGCGCTGCAGACCGTGCGGGCCATGCGCTGGGACGACAACAGCATGGGCTCGAACTTCCTGTACGAGTGGGGAACCATCAACCAGGACTTCGCCGCGGGCCGGATCGGTATGTACATCTCGGGCGGCGGCAACTACGGCTCCCTGGTCGCGCAGAACGCGATGAAGGCCGACGACTACGGTGTCGCCGCGCTTCCGCTCGCCAGCGGCTCGGACTCCGGCGTGCTCGGCGGCGGGACGCTCGCGGCGGTCAGCGCCAAGGCCCCCGACAAGGTCAAGGCCGCGGCCGTGAAGTGGATCGACTTCTACTACATGGAGAAGCTGACCGACCAGGACGCGGCGGTGGCCGACGCGAAGTCCACCGCGGACTCCGGGCAGGCCGTCGGGTCGCCCGAGCTGCCGGTGTTCGACAAGGCCACCTTCGACAAGAGGCTCGGCTGGATCCAGCAGTACGTCAACGTGCCGCTCAAGCAGATGGCGCCCTACACCGACAGGATGTTCGACCAGCCGCTGGTCCCGGAGCCGACCCGCTCCACCCAGCAGGTGTACGCGCTGCTCGACCCGGTGGTGCAGTCCGTGCTGACCGACAAGGGCGCCGACGTGGCCGCG